From the Micromonospora echinofusca genome, the window CACCGGCCACGGCGGTGTAGACCACCAGCAGCGCCACGCGCGCCGGCATCGGCCGGACGCGTGCCGACAGCCAGGCGGGCACGAGGTGGTCGACCGCGCCGTGCGGGAGCCCGAGGAGCAGCCCGGCGACCAGGAAGGCCGGCGAGCCGCCCAGCCCGGCGGCGCCGATCAGCGGCGCCAGCGCCAGCAGCCCGCCGAGCGCGAACTGCGAGGCGGTCCCGGCACCTCGCAGCAGCCGGTCCGGCTGCGCCGGCGCCCCGGTTCCGTACGCGGACGACGGTCGGCGTCGGGGACGGGCCCCTTCCTGGGCCACCGGCACCGGAGGGGCGACGCCCCTGGCCGGGTCAGACGACGGTGAGGTGACCACGGTCGGACAGGGTGCGTAGCCGGCTGAGATCGACGATGCTCCAGCCCACCTTCGACAGGATGGACAGCCCGACGAAGAGCATGCTCGTGGTGGTGGAACCGAGCAGGCCCACCCCGGACGGGCCGAGGAGCCAGAACAGCGGGTAACCGACCCAGAGCACGCTGAGCAGAAGGGCAGCCTCCGTGTAGACGGCCGCGATCCGTTCCGGCTGGCGGTGGGCGTGGGCGCGCAGCGGTCCCCAGACCAGAGCGAAGACCGCGAGCAGGGACAGCATCCCGATCGCGTACAGGCCGTAGCGGGATGTGGCGTTCGCGGTGAGATCGGCTGCCAGGCCGCTGAGGATCACCACCACGTTCGCCCCGACGAGGGCGGTCATCAACCGCCAGCGGCGTCCGGGCAGGGAATGCGTGCCGGTCAGCATCAGGGCCACCAGCAACAGCGGGGCGGTGACCACCCAGTCGACGTAGCGCGCCCAGTAGACCGTGTGGCCGGCCACCTCCGCCCGTCCGCCGCCGAGCGCCATGACGAGATACCAGAAGCCGGACCAGAGCGGGATCGCGATCGCCACCCGGTATTCGCTGCGCGGAACTCCCCGTGGGTCCGCGCGCCACCGGTTGAACAGCAGGACCCCGCCCGCCATGGCGGCCACGTACGTCCACAGCCACCACTCGGTCATGTCCGCTCCTCGGCCGGTTCTGGGCGGCGCCGCGCCCGTCGGGCGGCGCTTGTGGCGGCCCGGAGGTGAGCGGGGCGCCGCTGCCGGCACGCCGGTGGAGATCTCGTTCGGGAGTCCGGTGCCGGCTGGCACAGATAACCTATACGCGTCAAAAGCCACTAAGTGGGCAATGGCGGCGGTTCGTGCCGCGAAGAAAGCCGTGAGGTCGCCGTGAACGTCGAGAACCTGTTCGGTTACAACGTGATCCAGTACACGCTGGTGTCCCACGTGCTCACCCTGGGCTTCGCGGTGATGGCTGCCGGGCTCGTCTACTTCCTCGCGACCCGCGGCTCCGCCGCACCGCGTTACCAGCTCGCCTCGGTGCTCTCCGCCGTGGTGATGGTGTCGGCCTTCTTCGAGCTGTGGGTGCTCTCGGAACGCTGGCGCCAGGCGTTCACCTGGAACGGGACGGCCTACGTCCAGACGGACGTGCTCTTCTCCAACGGCTACCGGTACATGAACTGGTCCATCGACGTCCCCGTCCTGCTGATCCAGTTGCTCATCGTGCTGGGGATCACCGGTCGGGCGTTCCACCTCAACTGGGCGATGTTCGTGGTCGGCGGCCTCGGGATGATCTACACCGGCTACGCCGGGCAGTTCTACGAGGTGGACCGCTCGGCCCCGTACTGGATCTGGGGCCTGGTCAGCACGGCGTTCTTCCTGTTCCTGCTCGTCCTGGTCGCCCGGGTCATCTTCGGCAGCCTGGCCCGGCTGCCGGAGTCCGCCCGGGGCCCCGCGCGCGCCGTCTGGTGGCTGGTGCTCGTCTCCTGGCTGCTCTACCCGGGTGCCTATCTGATGCCGGCGATGTGGGACTCCGCCGACGGGGTGGTGGCGAGGCAGATCACCTACACCGTGGCCGACATCACCTCCAAGGTGATCTACGGCGTGCTGCTCAGCGTCATCGCGCGCAAGGTCAGCGCCGCCGAGGGGTACGCCCCGGCGGTCGAGGACGACGTCGCCCGCCCTCGCGGGGGGATCACCGCGGCGGCGCGGTGACGGACCGGCGGGGGTGGCGCGGGTGCCGTCGGTAGGATCTGCTGCCATGAGCACGCCTCGCCCCGTCCTCGTGGTGGACTTCGGAGCCCAGTACGCCCAGCTCATCGCGCGTCGGGTGCGTGAGGCCAACGTCTATTCCGAGATCGTGCCGCACTCGATGCCGGTCGCCGAGATGCTCGCGAAGGACCCGGCCGCGATCATCCTGTCCGGCGGCCCGTCGAGCGTCTACGCGCCGGGCGCCCCGCAGATCGACGCCGGCATGTTCGACGCCGGGGTGCCGGTCTTCGGCATCTGCTACGGCTTCCAGGCGATGGCCCAGGCCCTCGGTGGCACGGTGGCCCGCACCGGCAACCGCGAGTACGGCGGCACCCCGCTGCGCGCCCGTCCCGAGGCCGGGGTGCTGCTGCGCGAGCTGCCCGGCGACCTGCCGGTCTGGATGAGCCACGGCGACTGCGTGACCGAGGCCCCGGCGGGCTTCACGGTGACCGCCGAGTCGGCGGGCGCGCCGGTCGCCGCGTTCGAGGACGTGGCCGGCCGCCGCGCCGGCGTGCAGTTCCACCCGGAGGTCGGGCACACCGCGCACGGCCAGGAGATGCTGCGCCGCTTCCTGCACGACATCGCCGGGATCGAGCCGACCTGGACGCCCGAGAACATCATCGACGAGCAGGTCGCGCGCATCCGCGAGCAGGTCGGCGACAAGGAGGTCATCTGCGGCCTGAGCGGCGGGGTCGACTCGGCCGTCGCCGCCGCGCTGGTGCACCGGGCCGTCGGCGACCAGCTCACCTGCGTCTTCGTCGACCACGGCCTGCTGCGCGCCGGTGAGGCCGAGCAGGTGGAGAAGGACTACGTTGCCGCCACCGGCATCAAGCTCAAGGTGGTCGACGCGGCCGACCGGTTCCTGGGGGCCCTGGCCGGGGTCACCGACCCGGAGCAGAAGCGGAAGATCATCGGCCGCGAGTTCATCCGGGTCTTCGAGGCCGCCGCGCGGGAGGTCGCCGCCCACGGCGACGTCGAGTTCCTCGTGCAGGGCACCCTCTACCCGGACGTCGTCGAGTCCGGCGGCGGCACCGGCACCGCCAACATCAAGAGCCACCACAACGTCGGCGGCCTGCCGGAGGACCTGAAGTTCGCCCTGGTCGAGCCGCTGCGCACGCTGTTCAAGGACGAGGTCCGCGCGCTCGGCCTCCAGCTCGGCCTGCCCGAGGCGATGGTCTGGCGGCACCCGTTCCCGGGCCCGGGCCTGGCGATCCGCATCATCGGCGCGGTCGACCGGGAGCGGCTCGACCTGCTGCGCAGGGCCGACCTGATCGCCCGGGAGGAGCTGACCGCCGCCGGCCTGGACCGGGGCGTCTGGCAGTTCCCGGTCGTGCTCCTGGCCGACGTGCGCAGCGTCGGGGTGCAGGGCGACGGCCGCAGCTACGGGCACCCCGTGGTGCTGCGGCCGGTCTCCAGCGAGGACGCCATGACCGCCGACTGGTCCCGGCTGCCCTACGAGGTGGTCGCCCGGATCTCCACCCGGATCACCAACGAGGTCGCCGAGGTCAACCGCGTCGTGCTGGACGTGACGAGCAAGCCGCCGGGCACGATCGAGTGGGAGTGATCCCGCCTCACGCCGCCGGCGGGTAGGCCGGCGGTGCCGGCTGCGCGCCGTCGGCCGGCGGCACGGTGGTCGACGCGGCCTGCGCCGGGTGCGGCCAGGCCGGCGCGCCGGCCGGCTCCTCGGGCATCAGGAACCACATGATCGGGTACGCGAGCAGCGCGAGCCCGCCGGTGAGCAGGCCGACGACGGCGAACACCACCCGGACCAGGGTGGGGTCGACGGCGAAGTACCGGCCGAGGCCGCTGGCCACGCCGGCGACCATCCGGTCCGTGACGGGCCGGCGCAGCTGCTTGTACGGGGGCTGGGGCGGGGTGGTGTAGGTCATGTCTCCACGGTCCGCGCCGGTCGTCGGGTCGGCCTCGGTGACCGCCCGGATCCCTACCCTGAGCCGGCCCTGAGGCGCGAGCATTCAGTCAGGAATCTGACTCTTATCGATGGAGACAACCTGGGCCGAGGAGAATTTGGCCCCGTGACCACCATGCTGGAGCCGCTCCGCAGGATCGCGGCATACGCAGTTTGTGCTGATTCAGTCGGCCGGGTGTTGCTGGTCCGCGCATCGGAGCGCTCCGGCACCCCCGGCACGTGGTCGCTGCCCGGCGGGGCGGTCGACCACGGTGAGGACCCCCACCACACCGTCGTCCGGGAGACCGCCGCCGAGACCGGCCTCTCCGTCACCGTCGCCGGCCTGCACGACGTGCTCGCCGACATGCGGGCGCTGCCGGAGCGGGGCATCACCATCCACACCGACCGCCTGATCTACCAGGTCTCGGTGCGGGGCGGGACGCTCGCCGACCGGGTCGACCGGCCCACCGACCTGGCCCGCTGGTTCACCCCGGCGGAGGCGCGCGAGCTGCCGCTGCGCTCGTTCACCGCCCGGGCGCTGGGCCTGCCCGCCTCGTCGGCCGACATCGTGCCGGACGAGGCGCCGGAGTTCCCCTCGTTCTACGCCGTGCCCGGCCCCGACGGGCTGCACCGCGCCCAGCGCTTCGCCGCGTACGCCGTGGTGACCGACCCGGACGGGCGGGTGCTGCTCACCCGCGTCTCCGACGGCTACCCGGGCGCGGGCTGCTGGCACCTGCCCGGCGGCGGCACCGACTACGGCGAGCAGCCCGGCGCCGCCCTGATCCGGGAGCTGGTCGAGGAGACCGGGCAGAACGGCCGCCTCGTCGAGCTGCTCGGCGTGGCCAGCCACCGCGATGCCGCCTCCCTCGGCCCTGAGGGCTACCCGATCGACTGGCACGGCGTACGCGCCTTCTACCGGGTCGTCGTCGACAAGCCCGCTCCGCCCACCGTCGCCGACGTCGGCGGTTCCACCTGTGAGGCCCGCTGGTTCGCCCGCGACGAGCTGGGGGCCCTGCCGACCGACCGGCTGACCGAGGTGACGGCGGAGGCCGTCCAGGCCGCCCGCCTGGCCTGACTCTCCCACCCCCTGCCTCCCGTTCGCCGATCATGAGGTTGACCGGGCGGCGCGCGAGCTGCGCTGCGACTAGCCTCATGATCGACGGGGCAACCCGGGAGCGGCTGGGCAGGCGGGGGAGTGCGAGCGGGTGGAGCAGCGGCGGCGGGTCGGCGCGTACGGGGTGTGTCGGCGTTCGGACGGGCGGGTGTTGTTGGCCCGCGGCTCGGGCTCGTGCCCGTTCCCGGGCGTCTGGCAGCTTCCCGGGCGCGGGGTCGAGCACGCCGAGCATCCGGCGCACGCGGTGGTCCGTGGGTTCGCCGAGGAGACCGGCCTCACGGTGGAGGTGACGGGGCTGCGGGCCGCGCTCGCCGACGTGACGACCTTCCGGGACGCCGGCGTCGAGGTGCACACCGACCGCCTGGTATTCGACGTCGTCGCGCGCGGCGGCGAGCAGCGACCGGCGCAGGCCGGCGGCAGCGACGAGCTGGGCTGGTTCACGACCGACGAGGCGGCGGCGGTGCCGCTGATGCCGTTCACCGCCGAGCTGCTCGACCTGCCCGTGACGCCCCTGCCGTCCGATCTGCCCCGTTCGTCGGCGACCGAGCCCGCCGCCGCGCTCCCGCCCGACCGGCGGCAGCGCTTCGGGGCGTACGGCCTGGTCACGGACCCCGCCGGCCGGGTGCTGCTCACCATGATCGCCGACGGCTATCCGGGCGCGGGCCGGTGGCACCTGCCCGGCGGCGGGACCGACCACGGCGAGCAGCCCGTGTCCGCCCTGCTGCGCGAGCTGGTCGAGGAGTCCGGTCAGCTCGGTCGGGTGGTCGAGCTGGTCGGCGTCGACAACCTGCACAATCCGGCCGCGCTGGGCCCGGAGGGACGCCCGCTCGACTGGCACGGCGTCCGGGTGGTCTACCGGGTGGCGGTCGACGTGCCCACCGAGCCACGGGTGACCGAACTCGCCGGCGGCTCCACCGCCCGGGCGGCCTGGTTCACGCCCGGGCAGCTCCTCGGGCTGCCGCTGACCGAGATCGCCGTACTGGCGCTGGCCGGGGGCCCCGCCGCCGGCCGTCCGTAACCGGACATCGGCGTCCCTGACGCCCGCTCACCGAGCCGGTGGAGACGGGGTCCGGTACATTCGATGTGGGGTTGGTGGAGGAAACGGGCGATGGAGCCCGAGATGGGAATAAGAGCGCGGTTCGAGCGGTTAGACCAGATATAAGTACCGCCGGCAGCTATCGCCAACCCCCGTTCCCCTATGCGATGGTGTACTCCGCAAAACGGCTGCCGGGCCAGAAAGGTCCGGCACGAGACAGCCGGACACCCGCCCTCGCGGCGGTAAGCCGATCCGGTGATGGAGGAAACGTGCCGAGAGCCCCATGGCGCCGGCGTCGTACCACTGACAGTCCGCGTCCCGCAGGGCGTCGTTGGGCGGGCCCGTTGCGCCGCAGCAGCACGCTCGCCCGGCAGGTGCTGCTGGTCCGGGTGGGGCGCCGCGACGGTGACCTGCACGGAGGCAGCGACCTGTCGATGCCCGAGCACCGCTACGCCGACCGGCCGCGCCGCCGCAACGGGTTGACCCGCGTCGAGCGCGCCGAGGTCGCCTCGATCGTCCCGGTCAGCCCCGCCCTCGGCCCCACGACACCGGTCGACGACGATGCCGCGATGTCGATCCCGCTGCTTCCGGGCGAGCGGACGGTCGCCCGCCGGATGAAGTTCGCGGTGGTCAACGCCTGCACCCTCAGCAGCCTGATGCTCGGCATGCTGGCCATCTTCCTGGCGATGCAGGGCGAGGTGCGCGTCGCCGCGCTCTTCCTGATCGCCTGCGTCATCTTCGACGGCCTCGACGGCGCGCTCGCCCGCAAGTTCGGCGTGGCCAGCCCGTTCGGCGCGCAGATGGACTCGCTGGCCGACATGTGCTCGTTCGGCCTCGCCGCCCCGGTGGTCGTCTACGCCTCGCTGGCCGGCTCGGTCTCGACACCGGCCGCCGCGGTGGCCTGCGCCCTCGTGGCGGCGTGCGCGGCGATCCGGCTCGCCCGGTTCAACGTCTCGCCGAAGGACGGCAGGTTCTTCTGCGGCGTGCCCACCACCATGGCGGCCGCCGTGCTCGCCCTGACCGTCGCCATCGGGCTGCCCGTGCCGGGCATCGTCCTGGTCGCCGGCGTGGCGCTGCTGGCCTTCGCCATGGTCTCCAGCTTCCCCTACGCGAAGCTCGCCCGGCTGGTGAAGCTGCCGCCGTGGCTGTGGCTGGCCCCGGTGATCGGCGCGCTGATCGACATCCGGCTCACCTTCGCCCTGATCGTGGTCGGTTACCTGGTCAGCGGCCCGGTGCTCTGGCTGCGTCAGCGTCGCACCGCCTGAGGCACGTACGCGAGAAGGGGCGCCGCGATCCGCGGCGCCCCTTCTTCGTGTCGTCCGTCCGGTCCGTCAGCGCCAGCGGGCGATGACGCTCGAACCCCCGACGACCTTGTCCCCGGGGCCGACCAGCGGCTCCGCGGCGTCGGCCGGCAGGTAGACGTCGGTGCGCGAGCCGAACCGGATCAGGCCGAAGCGCTCGCCCCGGGCCAGCAGCGCGCCGATCGGCGCCCGCTGCACGATCCGCCGGGCGATGAGGCCGGTGCGCTGCGCCACGACCACCGTGCCGTGCGCGGTGTCCAGCACCGTATACGCGGCCACGTTGTGCTCCGCCGCCGGCTTCATGGCGTTGGCGAAGCCACCGTCGGCGACGAAGTAGTCGACCACCTTGCCGGCCACCGGGGCACGGTTGACGTGCACGTCCAGCACCGACAGGAAGACCGCGATCCGCAGCCACTCACCCTCGCCGAAGCGCTCGTCGTGCAGCCGCTGCACCGACAGCACCCGACCGTCGGCCGAGGCGACCACCGCCGACGCGTCCTCCGGTACGTCGCGCTCCGGGTCCCGGAAGAAGGCGGCCACCGGGGCGGCGGCCAGGGCCGGGAGCAGCCAGAGCTTCGACTTCGGCCGGGTGGCCCGGGCCACCGCGGCCAGGCCCAGCGCGATGCCGGCTGCGGCCACCCCGTTGGAGTCGATGTGCATGCCGCGGGTCAGCGGGACGCTGGACGGGCGGTACGCCGGGGCCAGCCCGACCGCCGACGCGGCGTCGGCCGGGGTGTAGCGGAGCCGGTACACCCGCAGCGGCGGCGTGTTGCGCAGCACCAGGTCGACGCCGACGCCGTACAGCGCACCCTGCCGGTCCAACTCGGCGGCCGCGCCCGCGGTGCGCCCCGGCGTGGCGGTCGTGGCCACGCTCAGCACCGCGCCGTCGGTGAGGTACTTCGTCAGGCCCTCGACGGTGGCGCGGGTCTCGTCGGCCGTGCCGGTGAGCGGCTCCGCGGCGACGACCACCGCGGCGGGCTCGGCCTCGGCGAGGGTGTCGACCACTCGGACCCGGTCGGCCACCCAGCGGCCCTGGGCGGTGACGTGCTCGCGCAGGGCCGCCGCGGACGCCGACCCGGCGGGCACCAGGGTGAGGGTGTCGCCGGGCAGCAGCGCGTCGATCGCCGCGGCCAGCACCGCGGACTCGGGCGTCGCGCCGACCAGCAGCGCGGCCTTCGGGTCGTTGATCCGGGCGAGCTCGGAGACGAGGGTACGGGCGGCTCGCTCGCCGATGCGGACCGGACCGGAGCGGCCGGAGGTGCGCACGGCGGGGGACTGCGTCATGTCGGACGGACTCCTGACGGGGTAGAGACGGGAATCGCGGCGGGACCGCCACGGCGGCGCGGTCCGGCCGGCGCGGCGGCCAGGTCGGCGCGGGCCGGCCGGCGGAGGGCGAGTTCTCCACGGCCAGCATAGGCCGCCGCCGACAGCGTCCGCACCGCTGTGGTCAGCCGCGCGGGCGTTCCTCGTCGGCCAGCGACCGGTCGGTGTGCCGCTGCGGCGCGCCCTCGTCGGCGGCGCGGTCCTCCACCGCCTCGGGCCGGACGTCGGTGACGGCCTCCGTCGGCCACTCGTCGGCCTCGCCCCCGGCCCGGAGTCCGCCTGCCGTCGGCCCGTCCGTCGTCTGCCCGGTGGCCGTCGGCTCCTCCGTCGTCGGTCCGGCGGTGGCCGGCTCCTCCGTCGTCGGTCCGGCGGTGGCCGGCTCCTCCGTCGTCGGTCCGCTCGGCGGCCATCCGGCCGTCGTCGGTGCGCCGGTCGTCGGCGCGGAGACGTCCCACTCGGACCGCGTGCCCCAGTCGGTCGGTTCGCCCCAGTCGGAGCGCCGGCCGCCCCACGCCGTCGGCTCGTCGGCCGGCGCGGGCCGGTCGAGGTCCCAGCGGGTCGGGTCGACCTCGGCGGGCTGGTCCGTCCCCACGCGGCCCGACGGCTCGGGCGGGGCCGAGGCGGAGCCGACCGGTTCCGAGGCCCCGGGGCCGTCGTCGGGGGCGGCGGCGTCGCGGGGTGGGGCCGTGTCGGCGCGCCCGTAGCGCAGCGCGCCCACCAGGCCCAGCAGGCCGATCAGGATCAGCGCGCCGGCCAGGAACCAACCCACCGCCGGGAGGGCGAGCCCGAGCAGCTGCGCGAGCAGCCACCACGCGGCGAGGCCGAGGAAGATCAGCCCGAAGGCGAACGACACGATGTCGGTGCGGTGGGCCTTCACCGGGTCACCTCCAGGTTGCCGGCGTTGACGTGGATGTAGAGCCGCAGCGCGCCGCCGCCGGCGCCGTCCGGGCCGAGGTCGGTGGTCTCCCGCAGCTCGCCGGCGAGCCCGCCGGAGCGCTTGCCGAAGACGAGCGCGTCGCCGGCGTTGACGTCGGCCACGGTGGTGACGTCGACGTTGGGCGGCACGACCACCGTGCACTCGCCGAAGTTGACGGCGACGGTGATCTCGGTGTTCTTCTTGTCGAAGTCGACCGCGCGCAGGTCCAGCACGGTGTCACCGAAGCTGTTCTCGTACCGCAGGGCCAGGTCGCGGTGGTCGGTGGGCGCCCAGGTGACGTTGCCGTCGACGCCCCGGATCCGGTCGTAGGACTCGGCGACGGTGGCCACCCCGAGCGCGGCGGCGGCCACCACGCCGAGCGCGATCAGCCAGCGGGCCCGCCCGAACCAGGTGCCGACCAGCAGCCCGAACCCGATGGTGGCCACCGTGGCGGCGAAGTACGCCGACGCCCCGACGTCGAAGACGTCCAGCAGGTCGACGACGGCGACCACGCCCAGGGCGAGGAAGATCAGCGAGAACGTCACCGCGCCGAGCGGGGAGCGCTCGCGGGGTCGCTTCGGCGGCTTCACCCGCGGCTTGGGCGGCGCCGGCGGCACGGGGGTCTGCGCGGCGTACGGGCCGTGCGGGGCGAACGGGGGCCGGTAGCCCGGTGGCCGCGGCGAGGCGACGGGGTGGGCCGGTGCCCCCGACGTCGCGGCCGGCCAGCCCGAGGTCGGGGCGGGCCAGCCCGAGGTGGGCGGGGCCGGCGGCCAGCCGGCGGTCGGCGTACCCGGCGAGGGGCGGACGGGCGCGACCGGGACGGCCGGCGGCCAGGCGGGCAGCTCGGCGGTCTGCCCGGCCGGCGGGGTCGCGACCGGGGCGTTCCAGGCGGCCTGGGTGGCGGTCCCCGGCGGGGACGGGGCCGTGACGGGGGGCACGATCACGGTCGGCGGGGCCGCGTACGCGACCGGAGCGGGGTGGGCGACCGGCGGCACCGGCCCGGGCGGAGCACCGGGCGGCCCGGGCACGACGGGGCCGGCCGGAGCCTGCTGGGCGCCCCTGTTGTCGCGGTTGAGCAGCAGCGCGCCGCC encodes:
- a CDS encoding bacteriorhodopsin, which encodes MTEWWLWTYVAAMAGGVLLFNRWRADPRGVPRSEYRVAIAIPLWSGFWYLVMALGGGRAEVAGHTVYWARYVDWVVTAPLLLVALMLTGTHSLPGRRWRLMTALVGANVVVILSGLAADLTANATSRYGLYAIGMLSLLAVFALVWGPLRAHAHRQPERIAAVYTEAALLLSVLWVGYPLFWLLGPSGVGLLGSTTTSMLFVGLSILSKVGWSIVDLSRLRTLSDRGHLTVV
- a CDS encoding bacteriorhodopsin, giving the protein MNVENLFGYNVIQYTLVSHVLTLGFAVMAAGLVYFLATRGSAAPRYQLASVLSAVVMVSAFFELWVLSERWRQAFTWNGTAYVQTDVLFSNGYRYMNWSIDVPVLLIQLLIVLGITGRAFHLNWAMFVVGGLGMIYTGYAGQFYEVDRSAPYWIWGLVSTAFFLFLLVLVARVIFGSLARLPESARGPARAVWWLVLVSWLLYPGAYLMPAMWDSADGVVARQITYTVADITSKVIYGVLLSVIARKVSAAEGYAPAVEDDVARPRGGITAAAR
- the guaA gene encoding glutamine-hydrolyzing GMP synthase is translated as MSTPRPVLVVDFGAQYAQLIARRVREANVYSEIVPHSMPVAEMLAKDPAAIILSGGPSSVYAPGAPQIDAGMFDAGVPVFGICYGFQAMAQALGGTVARTGNREYGGTPLRARPEAGVLLRELPGDLPVWMSHGDCVTEAPAGFTVTAESAGAPVAAFEDVAGRRAGVQFHPEVGHTAHGQEMLRRFLHDIAGIEPTWTPENIIDEQVARIREQVGDKEVICGLSGGVDSAVAAALVHRAVGDQLTCVFVDHGLLRAGEAEQVEKDYVAATGIKLKVVDAADRFLGALAGVTDPEQKRKIIGREFIRVFEAAAREVAAHGDVEFLVQGTLYPDVVESGGGTGTANIKSHHNVGGLPEDLKFALVEPLRTLFKDEVRALGLQLGLPEAMVWRHPFPGPGLAIRIIGAVDRERLDLLRRADLIAREELTAAGLDRGVWQFPVVLLADVRSVGVQGDGRSYGHPVVLRPVSSEDAMTADWSRLPYEVVARISTRITNEVAEVNRVVLDVTSKPPGTIEWE
- a CDS encoding PspC domain-containing protein translates to MTYTTPPQPPYKQLRRPVTDRMVAGVASGLGRYFAVDPTLVRVVFAVVGLLTGGLALLAYPIMWFLMPEEPAGAPAWPHPAQAASTTVPPADGAQPAPPAYPPAA
- a CDS encoding NUDIX hydrolase, giving the protein MTTMLEPLRRIAAYAVCADSVGRVLLVRASERSGTPGTWSLPGGAVDHGEDPHHTVVRETAAETGLSVTVAGLHDVLADMRALPERGITIHTDRLIYQVSVRGGTLADRVDRPTDLARWFTPAEARELPLRSFTARALGLPASSADIVPDEAPEFPSFYAVPGPDGLHRAQRFAAYAVVTDPDGRVLLTRVSDGYPGAGCWHLPGGGTDYGEQPGAALIRELVEETGQNGRLVELLGVASHRDAASLGPEGYPIDWHGVRAFYRVVVDKPAPPTVADVGGSTCEARWFARDELGALPTDRLTEVTAEAVQAARLA
- a CDS encoding NUDIX hydrolase, translating into MEQRRRVGAYGVCRRSDGRVLLARGSGSCPFPGVWQLPGRGVEHAEHPAHAVVRGFAEETGLTVEVTGLRAALADVTTFRDAGVEVHTDRLVFDVVARGGEQRPAQAGGSDELGWFTTDEAAAVPLMPFTAELLDLPVTPLPSDLPRSSATEPAAALPPDRRQRFGAYGLVTDPAGRVLLTMIADGYPGAGRWHLPGGGTDHGEQPVSALLRELVEESGQLGRVVELVGVDNLHNPAALGPEGRPLDWHGVRVVYRVAVDVPTEPRVTELAGGSTARAAWFTPGQLLGLPLTEIAVLALAGGPAAGRP
- a CDS encoding CDP-alcohol phosphatidyltransferase family protein, with product MRRSSTLARQVLLVRVGRRDGDLHGGSDLSMPEHRYADRPRRRNGLTRVERAEVASIVPVSPALGPTTPVDDDAAMSIPLLPGERTVARRMKFAVVNACTLSSLMLGMLAIFLAMQGEVRVAALFLIACVIFDGLDGALARKFGVASPFGAQMDSLADMCSFGLAAPVVVYASLAGSVSTPAAAVACALVAACAAIRLARFNVSPKDGRFFCGVPTTMAAAVLALTVAIGLPVPGIVLVAGVALLAFAMVSSFPYAKLARLVKLPPWLWLAPVIGALIDIRLTFALIVVGYLVSGPVLWLRQRRTA
- a CDS encoding phosphatidylserine decarboxylase encodes the protein MTQSPAVRTSGRSGPVRIGERAARTLVSELARINDPKAALLVGATPESAVLAAAIDALLPGDTLTLVPAGSASAAALREHVTAQGRWVADRVRVVDTLAEAEPAAVVVAAEPLTGTADETRATVEGLTKYLTDGAVLSVATTATPGRTAGAAAELDRQGALYGVGVDLVLRNTPPLRVYRLRYTPADAASAVGLAPAYRPSSVPLTRGMHIDSNGVAAAGIALGLAAVARATRPKSKLWLLPALAAAPVAAFFRDPERDVPEDASAVVASADGRVLSVQRLHDERFGEGEWLRIAVFLSVLDVHVNRAPVAGKVVDYFVADGGFANAMKPAAEHNVAAYTVLDTAHGTVVVAQRTGLIARRIVQRAPIGALLARGERFGLIRFGSRTDVYLPADAAEPLVGPGDKVVGGSSVIARWR
- a CDS encoding PspC domain-containing protein, producing MSEEAAQSAGPGAAQPGGPPAAATPPGGSATPPPVAAPAAAGGTGAPPPPGPGPGPQPSFGGAGFTSRYGLVRPRDGRYLAGVCAAIGRATNTDPVLWRVLLAVLGFFGGIGILVYVTAWLIIPGEGDSASPVESMLGRGRSSMSPVTVIVLSILVAISFGYIVTDAFRAVLLGATILVGGALLLNRDNRGAQQAPAGPVVPGPPGAPPGPVPPVAHPAPVAYAAPPTVIVPPVTAPSPPGTATQAAWNAPVATPPAGQTAELPAWPPAVPVAPVRPSPGTPTAGWPPAPPTSGWPAPTSGWPAATSGAPAHPVASPRPPGYRPPFAPHGPYAAQTPVPPAPPKPRVKPPKRPRERSPLGAVTFSLIFLALGVVAVVDLLDVFDVGASAYFAATVATIGFGLLVGTWFGRARWLIALGVVAAAALGVATVAESYDRIRGVDGNVTWAPTDHRDLALRYENSFGDTVLDLRAVDFDKKNTEITVAVNFGECTVVVPPNVDVTTVADVNAGDALVFGKRSGGLAGELRETTDLGPDGAGGGALRLYIHVNAGNLEVTR